In Fusarium poae strain DAOMC 252244 chromosome Unknown contig_1, whole genome shotgun sequence, the following are encoded in one genomic region:
- a CDS encoding uncharacterized protein (BUSCO:40039at5125) — METYRGYVQTPADAIRLLEACRLGVLPRLQRRLSGKERQSIRSGSVFVWDERETGMRRWTDGKSWSASRIAGGFLIYRELKAKRGGFFSTNRRGADKTADSDRGCDGYQDYGESGRQRYKADGLVKQSFSITTSCGNHFHLISYYSWLQHGQSGLQRPTNDPELRNIVPPKHIYTKSSMDKFNTTPALTREPMQQPPYVAPQPRQQPHAVDGQPGYSRTPSPAATPPYTRRVSHYPPTALQQYPPHVSYPDLPLPNYANTAVYEQPGLLSVLPAKPYTENASQHYSHPTLPGTHERSRDQHLKSVGQSAVGDAPSSTSHTYQVALPSPGALANGPTGASLAAIGTPSGRTVSVGPPGNSHFYVSRPSALDAVLHHTPTAGESGSVKPGNVTSSPRASSASVLETGGSSEDAKALKLLDRRFCI; from the coding sequence ATGGAAACGTATCGTGGTTATGTACAAACACCAGCCGATGCCATTCGACTTTTGGAAGCCTGCCGATTAGGCGTTTTGCCCCGTTTGCAACGACGACTTTCGGGAAAAGAGCGGCAATCGATTCGATCTGGTTCTGTTTTTGTCTGGGATGAGCGGGAAACTGGTATGAGAAGATGGACTGATGGCAAGTCATGGAGTGCCAGTCGGATTGCAGGAGGCTTCCTCATATACCGTGAACTGAAAGCCAAGCGAGGCGGATTCTTCTCTACTAATCGAAGAGGTGCGGATAAAACTGCAGACTCCGATCGCGGTTGTGATGGGTACCAGGACTATGGAGAGTCTGGGAGGCAACGATACAAGGCAGACGGTCTTGTGAAGCAGTCGTTCAGCATCACCACCTCCTGTGGCAACCACTTTCACCTCATCTCGTACTACTCCTGGCTTCAGCATGGCCAATCTGGTCTTCAGCGACCGACAAACGACCCTGAATTGCGAAACATCGTTCCCCCCAAACACATTTACACCAAGTCCAGTATGGACAAGTTCAACACCACACCCGCTCTCACTCGCGAGCCGATGCAGCAGCCTCCTTACGTCGCTCCTCAGCCTCGTCAACAACCTCATGCTGTCGACGGTCAGCCTGGATATAGCCGGACTCCTTCTCCTGCAGCTACTCCTCCTTACACGCGTCGCGTCTCCCACTACCCTCCCACTGCTCTCCAACAATACCCTCCACATGTCAGCTATCCAGACCTGCCTCTCCCAAACTACGCCAACACAGCTGTTTACGAACAGCCTGGGCTTCTTTCTGTCCTGCCGGCCAAACCTTACACAGAAAACGCTTCACAGCACTACTCGCATCCTACTCTTCCCGGAACGCACGAACGCTCTCGCGACCAGCATCTTAAGTCAGTCGGCCAGAGCGCCGTAGGTGATGCTCCATCGAGTACTTCCCACACTTACCAAGTAGCACTACCAAGTCCCGGCGCTTTGGCCAACGGTCCTACCGGTGCTTCCTTGGCGGCAATTGGCACACCTTCTGGTAGAACCGTGAGTGTTGGGCCCCCCGGAAACTCTCACTTCTATGTATCGCGACCGTCTGCCCTTGATGCTGTGCTGCACCACACCCCCACTGCTGGCGAGAGTGGCAGCGTCAAGCCTGGCAACGTTACGAGCAGTCCTCGGGCGTCCAGTGCAAGCGTACTGGAGACGGGTGGTTCTAGCGAGGACGCGAAAGCGTTGAAGTTGTTGGACCGCAGGTTTTGTATCTGA